The proteins below come from a single Odontesthes bonariensis isolate fOdoBon6 chromosome 18, fOdoBon6.hap1, whole genome shotgun sequence genomic window:
- the edn2 gene encoding endothelin-2, producing the protein MTMASFMSKILTLFIICTTLQEGCGLPLSDRPELPVQAPQPSHIRTKRCSCSSWDDKECIYFCHLDIIWVNTPSKLLPYGLGSPLSRRRRSANRCECLNPTDKTCHGFCHQSSEDTRSDIRRPLGDSNNPDSSKMLASFRSVVRSNMAIAKGLKATRRKPSGIKKIKNRTRG; encoded by the exons ATGACGATGGCTTCCTTCATGAGCAAGATCCTTACTTTATTCATCATCTGCACGACTCTGCAAGAGG GTTGTGGACTCCCCTTATCAGACCGGCCGGAGCTGCCCGTTCAAGCGCCGCAACCGAGCCACATCAGGACCAAACGCTGCTCCTGTAGCAGCTGGGACGATAAAGAGTGCATCTACTTCTGCCACCTGGACATTATCTGGGTCAACACGCCAAG TAAACTTCTTCCTTATGGTCTGGGAAGTCCCTTGTCTCGCCGCCGGCGGTCAGCCAACCGGTGCGAATGCCTCAATCCGACCGATAAAACTTGCCATGGCTTCTGCCATCAAAG CTCAGAGGATACCAGAAGTGATATCAGGAGACCACTGGGTGACTCTAACAACCCAGACAGCAGCAAAATGCTGGCATCCTTCAG ATCTGTAGTTAGGTCCAACATGGCGATCGCAAAAGGCCTTAAGGCAACAAGGAGGAAACCCTCTGGCATCAAAAAGATCAAGAACAGAACAAGAGGGTAA